CGCCACGTCGAAGAACTCGGCCGAGCGCAGGTGCTTGTCGCGCTCAGCTTCGTTGGTGTCGATGCTCGCCACCTGGATGGTGCCGCTGAACTTGGAGTGGATGAGGTCCTCCTCGTTGAGCTGGATGTTGGCCTCGTACTCGCTGAATCGCCCCCGGACCTTGGTCACGATGTGGCGGATGGTGAAGCCCACGTTGCTGTGCCTCTTATCGATGACCCATGGCATGGCGGCCTCCTTTGCGCGGGTTGCGGGATCAGCGCGCGGCGATCCCCATGATCTCGAGATCCACCCGGTCGTCAATGGGTCGGAACAAGAGGCTCGGGCGCTCGATGCCGTACTCGGATAGCAGCACCGAGAAGCGGCTGGTCACCTCAAGGCGAGGGCCGTTCAGGCTGCCGCTCAGCGACACCGTGATCGGACGGCTCATCCCCCTGAGGGTGAGCGTACCCGTTCCTGTGCCCTCGGCGCGGGTCTGGCTGCCGCTCGTTTGCTTGTTGACCCAGCTGACGCGCTCGATGACGAGGATGGCCTCGGGATAGCGCGCCGCGCTCATGACCGAGAGCATGTTGCGATCGCGGTTGCGGTTGCCGCTGTCGAAGGAGGCGAGGGGCACGGTGAACCGCAAGGGGAGCACCAGCTCGGGAGATGTCCCCGGCGTGATCGAAACCGCCCCCGACAGCTGGTGCGAGACTCCCGTGGCGCCGTGCAACGGGTGGCTCACGCGGTAGGTCACGGTGCTCTCGGGGGTGAAGGAGTAATGCAGCGGCTCGGCCCCCCAGGCGGGTGCCTGGAGCGCTGTGATGCCGAGCATCACCCCGAGCCCGAATGGGCGAACGTTAGAAGTCAAAGACGATCACCCCCGCTGAGAGGGTCATCAGACCGAGGGTCGTGCCGCCGGCGATGCCGTGGGTGCTGGGGGGGATGCGACCGGTGGCGGTCAAGATCCCGAGGGTGACGGTGGTTGCGAGGGCCGCGCCGTGAAGCCACCCCAGGTTGCGGTGGATCGTCACCGCGTCCCACCCCGAGCGCTCGATGGGATAGCCCGACGGAGCGGTGAGGGCGAGGCCCGCGGCTCCCAGGTAGAGGCCCGTCGTGATGCCACCGAGACCCATGTGGATGCTCTGGAAGAGCGCGTGCTGTTCGGGTGCCGAGAAGTTGGTGGCGTAGAGCCCAAGCCCCGCGGTCAGGACCATGCTGCCGAGCGCGGCGAGTGCCAAGCCTTGATGCAACTGTAACTGGTTGCCACGGATGGCGGCCTCGCGATCGAGACGCTCGGCATCCGAGGCCGCGGGCAAGGGGAGCGGTTCGGCGAGCGCCTGAGGAGCGAAGACGAGGCCGCTTGCGAGCATGCCGCCGTAAGCGAGTGACATGAGGCGACCGAGAACAGGCTGCATGGGTGGCACGGTCATGGGATTCTCCTCGAAGGCGATGGGCCCGCCATGGATACGAGCAAGCGTAGCGCGCCGAGTGCCTCAGGAATTGTGCACCCCAGCCAAAAGAGTTCGGCGGTCGCGTTGGGCTTGCTTGCCTGCTGTTCGGCTACCATCGTTGCGTTTCGGACGTGAGGAGAGGAGGCCGCGATGCGCCTGCTGGGGCCCGTGCTTTTGCTGGTTCTTGTCCTAGCGGGGAGCTGCACCTCTGCTCCTGCCGGGGGCGGGGGCGGGCCGAAACCCACCCCAACGCCCAGCGCGGCGCCGACAGGCAGCGAGCAACCCGCAGCCAATGCCGTGACGGTGACGGTCCGCAACTTCGCGTTCCAGCCCGCGACGGTCGAGATCCCACGCGGCGGCACGGTGACCTGGCGCTTCGAGGACGCGGTGGCTCACAACGCCAAGTCCGTCGAGGGCTCGGCCTTTGCCTGGGACTCGGGGTTGCACCGCAACGGTGAGACGTTTACCCAGCGCTTCGACAATGCGGGAACCTTCGAGTACCTCTGCACGCCCCACCCCAACATGCGCGCCAAGGTGGTCGTTCGCTGAGCCCCCCTTCGTCTTGACCGGCCGATTGGTGCGCGCCATCATGAGGGCATGACGCGTATTGCCTTGATTACCGGTGCGTCCCGCGGTCTGGGACGGGCGCTTTCGCACGCGCTCGCAGCCAAGGGGTGGGTCCTCGTCTTGACCGCTCGCGGCGCAGAGGCGCTTCAGGAGGTGTGCGACGATCTCGCGGATAAGACCTGGGTGCAAGGAATCCCGGGCGACGTGGCCGATCCTCTGCACCGCGCGCGCCTCGCGGAGGCCGTTCGGTCCCTGGGCGGCCTGGATTTGCTGGTCAACAACGCCGCGATCCTCGGCCCGAGCCCCCGGCCCCAGCTCCTGGACTTCCCCCTCGACGAGCTGGAGCGCGTTTGCCGCATCAACGCCCTGGCGCCTCTTGCCATGGTTCAGGACCTTCGTGACCTGCTCAGGCCGGGGGCTTGCGTGGTCAACGTAAGCAGTGATGCGGCTCCCGATTGCTACGAAGGCTGGGGCGGATACGGGGCGAGTAAGGCCATGCTCGATCACCTCTCGGGCACTCTCGCCCTCGAGAACCCCCAGTGGCGGATTTACTGGGTCGATCCGGGCGAGATGCGCACCCAGCTCTTCCAGGAGTCGTGCCCCGGCGAGAACCTCAACTACCTGCATCCGCCGGAGGTCAGCGTGCCCGCCTTTCTCGACCTGATCGAGGGCCACAAGCCGAGCGGCCGCTACTTCGCCCAGGACGCGGAAGCGCTGTATCCCAGCCTCTAAGAGGGCTTGCGCCTTTCGTCGCGTTGACAACCGCGCTCGACTTCTTTATCCTGTCTTAACGTTTAGGTCGCCTGGCTAGGGGAAATCCGGTGAGAATCCGGTGCTGTCCCGCAACGGTAAGCGAGTTCGTCTCGTAAGCCCGATCGCCTACCAGGATTGACGCGTGTCCCAGCTCTTCGAGGCAAAAGAGTGGCATGCATGCGGGCGATCCTCTGTCCCCGCCATGCTCCTTCCACGCCTCGCGGTACGGACCGCGGCTCACGCGTGAGGAGCACCCATGCCCAACCACAACCCCATCACTCCCGATCGGTCAGCGCCGATCCGGATCGTCGAGACCGTCTTTCCCGGCGCCACGAACCACTACGGCACCATGTTCGGGGGCAAGGTCCTCGAACTCATGGACCGTGCCGCCTTCCTGGCCGCTTCCCGCTTCGCGCAGCAGGCCATGGTGACGGCCTCCACCGAGCGCATCGACTTTCACCACCCGATCAAGCACGGCCACATGGTCGAGGCGATCGCGCACGTGGTCCACACCGGCCGTACCTCGCTGACCGTACGGGTCAGCCTCTACGCCGAGGACCCGCTCCGCGCGACCCGTGAGCATGCGACGGATGGTTACTTCCACATGGTCGCGGTGGACGCCGACGGCAAGCCGACCTCGGTGCCGACGCTCGTCGCCGAGACCCCCGAGGCGAAGGCCGAGTGGGAGTTCGTCGCCCATCTGAAGGCGAGCCGCCTGCGGAGGGCCCATGCCTAGCGCTATGACCCTCGAAGGCCTTTCGCGGGTGCTCACGCCTGACGGCAGCACCCCCTACGACGCCTGGTCCCTGAATCCCGCTTCCGAACTCGAACCGAGCGAGATCCTCCTCGACGTGGAGCGCCTGAATCTCGACGCCACCAGCTTCCGCGACCTGTGGGAGCGTCACGGGGGCGACCAGGATGAGGTGGCGGCCGAGGTGCTCGCCATCGTGGCCGAGCGCGGCAAGATGCACAACCCTCGCACCGGCTCGGGTGGGGTGATGATGGGGCGCGTGGCCCAAATCGGAGGCGATCGCCTCGGCGAGATCGCCCTGGGCGAGCCCGTGGTGACGCTTGTCTCCAACACCGTGGTGCCGCTTTCCCTCTCGGCGGTCCGAGGCATGGACGCCAACACCCACCAGCTCGCGGTCGAAGGCCGCGCGATCCTCTCGCCGGCCGCACGCTACGCGCGGATCCCGGCCGACCTACCCTTGCCACTCGCGCTCGGCGTCTTCGATGTGTGTGGGGTCGTGCCCCAGACCCGACGGCTCGCAAAGCCCGGCGCGCGGGTGCTCGTCATCGGGGCCGCCGGAAAGGCCGGCTTGCTTGCCACCTATGCGGCCGCCGAGGCGGTGGGCCCCGAGGGCCAAGTCGTCGCGGTGGTTCCCTTGAGGCACGAGCTGTCGCGCCTCAAGGACCTGCCGGAGTGGGTGACACCGGTGCTCGCCGACGCCACCCGCGCCCCCGAGCTGAGCCGCGCGGTGCTCGAAGCTTCCGGCGGCGACCTGATGGACGGGGTGATCGACTGCGCGAGCGCCCGGGGCACCGAGGTGGGGGCGGTGGCGTGCTGCCGGGAGGGCGGCGAGATTTACTACTTCAACATGGCGACCTCGTTCCAGGCGGCAGCGCTCGGCGCCGAGGCGGTGGGGCGCGACGTGCGGATGCTCGTCGGGTTCGGCCTCCTGCCGTCGGCGCCCGAGGAGGCACTTGCGCTGGTGCGCGAGCAGCCCGTCCTGCGCGAGCGCCTGGAAGCCATGACAGGTTCCTAGACAACTGAAAGGATGAGCGCATGCAGGTAATCAAGCGGGACGGCACGAAGGAAGACGTCCAGTTCGACAAGATCCTCCGCGCGGCCACTCGGGCCTGCGAAGGATTGAGGGGGGTGGACCCCATCGAGATCGCGAAGCAGACCATCGCCGGGCTGCACGAGGGGAGCACCACCCGCGAGCTGGACGAGCGGTCCATCGCAACAGCCGTCATGCTGGTGACCGAGGAGCCCGACTACTCGCGCGTCGCTGCGCGCCTGCTCTCGGCCTACGTGGCCGAGGAGGTCGGCTGCGATCGCACCTTCGGGGCGTACCTGCGCGAGGCCGAATTTCTAGGCCTGCTCGATCCGGCGGTTCGTGCGCTCGCCGAGTCGGCCCTCGCGGCGATCGAAGCGGCCTTGGACCACGGGCGCGACGGCCACTTCGAGTACTTCGGCCTCAAGACGGTCTACGACCGCTACCTGCTGCGCCATCCCCGCTCCCGCCAGGTCATCGAACGGCCCCAGTGGATGTTCATGCGCGTGGCGCTCGGCCTCTCCGAAACGGTCGAAGAGGCGATCGCCTTCTACGACATCGTCAGCGCCTTCCGGTACATGCCGGCGTCGCCGACCCTCTTCAACTCGGGCACCCGCCACCCGCAGATGTCCTCGTGCTACCTGCTGACGGTGGGCGACGACTCGCTGGAGGGGATCTACAAGGCTTACGCCGATTGCGCCCGCCTCTCCAAGTGGTCGGGTGGGATCGGCATCGACTGGACTCCCGTGCGCGGCTCGGGGGCGCTCATCAAGGGCAACAACGGGGTGAGCAGCGGCCTGGTGCCGTTCCTCAAGGTGCTCGATTCGTCGGTGCATGCGGTGAATCAGGGGGGCAAGCGCAAGGGCGCGGCGGCCATCTACGTGCAGCCCTGGCACCCGGACATCGAGGCCTTCCTCGAACTGCGAAACAACACCGGCGCCGAGGAGCGGCGCACTCACCACCTCAACCTGGCTCTCTGGATTCCCGATCTCTTCATGCGTCGGGTCGAAGCAGACGGCGACTGGAGCCTGTTCTGCCCCTCGGAGCACCCCGAGCTGGTCGATCTGTGGGGCGAGGCCTTCGAGGCCCGCTACACCCAGCTCGAAGCCGATGGCTATGCCCGCAAGACCCTGAGCGCCCGCGCCCTCTACGGCCGCATGATCCAGACCCTCGCCGAGACGGGCAACGGCTGGATGTGCTTCAAGGACACCGCCAACGCACGCTCGGCCCAGACCCTGCTGCCGACGAACGTGATTCACTCGAGCAACCTCTGCACCGAGATCCTGGAGGTCACGAGTGGGGCCGAGACCGCTGTGTGCAACCTGGGCTCGGTGAACCTCGCCGCATGCGTCACCAAGGACGGCCGGGTGGACTGGGACGGCTTGCGCGAGGTCGTGCGCCTCGCCGTGCGCTTCCTCGATCGCGTCGTGGACCGCAACTTCTACCCCACCCCCGAGGCGGCGGCCTCCAATCAGCGCTGGCGGCCGGTGGGCCTGGGCCTGATGGGCCTCCAGGACCTGTTCTTCAAGCTGCGTCTGCCCTTCGAGTCGGATGAGGCGCGCCAGCTCTCGAACCGCCTCTCGGAGGTCATCTACTTCGAGGCCCTCTCGGCGAGCGCGGGCGATCGCTTCCCCGCCTTCGAAGAGTCGCGCTACGCCCAGGGCCAGCTCCAGTTCGACCTGGCGAAGGAAGCAGGACAACCCGTGCCCGCCCTGCACGAGGACTGGGAGGCCCTGCGCGCGCGCATCCAGCGCGACGGGGTGCGCAACAGCCTGCTGGTTGCGATCGCGCCGACCGCGACCATCGGGTCCATCGT
This genomic window from bacterium contains:
- a CDS encoding YceI family protein; protein product: MTSNVRPFGLGVMLGITALQAPAWGAEPLHYSFTPESTVTYRVSHPLHGATGVSHQLSGAVSITPGTSPELVLPLRFTVPLASFDSGNRNRDRNMLSVMSAARYPEAILVIERVSWVNKQTSGSQTRAEGTGTGTLTLRGMSRPITVSLSGSLNGPRLEVTSRFSVLLSEYGIERPSLLFRPIDDRVDLEIMGIAAR
- a CDS encoding cupredoxin domain-containing protein, translating into MRLLGPVLLLVLVLAGSCTSAPAGGGGGPKPTPTPSAAPTGSEQPAANAVTVTVRNFAFQPATVEIPRGGTVTWRFEDAVAHNAKSVEGSAFAWDSGLHRNGETFTQRFDNAGTFEYLCTPHPNMRAKVVVR
- a CDS encoding SDR family oxidoreductase, with the translated sequence MTRIALITGASRGLGRALSHALAAKGWVLVLTARGAEALQEVCDDLADKTWVQGIPGDVADPLHRARLAEAVRSLGGLDLLVNNAAILGPSPRPQLLDFPLDELERVCRINALAPLAMVQDLRDLLRPGACVVNVSSDAAPDCYEGWGGYGASKAMLDHLSGTLALENPQWRIYWVDPGEMRTQLFQESCPGENLNYLHPPEVSVPAFLDLIEGHKPSGRYFAQDAEALYPSL
- a CDS encoding acyl-CoA thioesterase; amino-acid sequence: MPNHNPITPDRSAPIRIVETVFPGATNHYGTMFGGKVLELMDRAAFLAASRFAQQAMVTASTERIDFHHPIKHGHMVEAIAHVVHTGRTSLTVRVSLYAEDPLRATREHATDGYFHMVAVDADGKPTSVPTLVAETPEAKAEWEFVAHLKASRLRRAHA
- a CDS encoding L-erythro-3,5-diaminohexanoate dehydrogenase — translated: MPSAMTLEGLSRVLTPDGSTPYDAWSLNPASELEPSEILLDVERLNLDATSFRDLWERHGGDQDEVAAEVLAIVAERGKMHNPRTGSGGVMMGRVAQIGGDRLGEIALGEPVVTLVSNTVVPLSLSAVRGMDANTHQLAVEGRAILSPAARYARIPADLPLPLALGVFDVCGVVPQTRRLAKPGARVLVIGAAGKAGLLATYAAAEAVGPEGQVVAVVPLRHELSRLKDLPEWVTPVLADATRAPELSRAVLEASGGDLMDGVIDCASARGTEVGAVACCREGGEIYYFNMATSFQAAALGAEAVGRDVRMLVGFGLLPSAPEEALALVREQPVLRERLEAMTGS
- a CDS encoding ribonucleoside-diphosphate reductase subunit alpha, with translation MQVIKRDGTKEDVQFDKILRAATRACEGLRGVDPIEIAKQTIAGLHEGSTTRELDERSIATAVMLVTEEPDYSRVAARLLSAYVAEEVGCDRTFGAYLREAEFLGLLDPAVRALAESALAAIEAALDHGRDGHFEYFGLKTVYDRYLLRHPRSRQVIERPQWMFMRVALGLSETVEEAIAFYDIVSAFRYMPASPTLFNSGTRHPQMSSCYLLTVGDDSLEGIYKAYADCARLSKWSGGIGIDWTPVRGSGALIKGNNGVSSGLVPFLKVLDSSVHAVNQGGKRKGAAAIYVQPWHPDIEAFLELRNNTGAEERRTHHLNLALWIPDLFMRRVEADGDWSLFCPSEHPELVDLWGEAFEARYTQLEADGYARKTLSARALYGRMIQTLAETGNGWMCFKDTANARSAQTLLPTNVIHSSNLCTEILEVTSGAETAVCNLGSVNLAACVTKDGRVDWDGLREVVRLAVRFLDRVVDRNFYPTPEAAASNQRWRPVGLGLMGLQDLFFKLRLPFESDEARQLSNRLSEVIYFEALSASAGDRFPAFEESRYAQGQLQFDLAKEAGQPVPALHEDWEALRARIQRDGVRNSLLVAIAPTATIGSIVGSYECIEPQVSNLFKRETLSGEFLQINRYLVRDLQARGLWTSAVRAQLVSSEGSIQNIPEIPEDLKALYKTAWEISQKALIDMAAERSAFICQSQSLNLFQEEPTLGKLSSMYMYAWKRGLKSTYYLRSRAKTRIRKTTVEAVVDSAAIACSLENPESCEACQ